A window of the Longimicrobiaceae bacterium genome harbors these coding sequences:
- a CDS encoding porin, with the protein MTTTMNLITGPRARHLLAFATVMTLASATPGAAQDRSTLVSPAPAPEPQRTSAATADSAAASVIATADESGFGLRSSDGAFALQFRGGAQYDGRVFPDDPEDAAIDGFELRRLRADLRGTVYHIYDFRVNLDYAGNRVEVLDAYLDARFAPALQIRAGKFKAPVGLERLQSLFALTFAERGFPTALAPNRDVGIQLSGSLGGSMASYQVGVFNGVADGASGDQDLSDSKDLAARIFLQPFSRSGVEALSGLGIGIAGTVGEQEGTADSPGLAAPRTPLGRLTFHRFLGDGTPTGTVIADGRRTRLSPQGYWYWRNLGVLGEYIRSQTEVSLEAQQAEVSQSAWQLAASWVLTGEDASYRGVIPSRPLDFSRGGWGAWEVAGRFQALETDDDAFPALADPLRAAQRAKSFTLGFNWYLNRNVRFLTNYERTRFDAAPGGTHLPTESVFASRIQVAF; encoded by the coding sequence ATGACAACGACGATGAATCTCATTACGGGTCCGCGCGCTCGCCACCTGCTCGCATTTGCCACGGTGATGACGCTGGCCTCGGCCACGCCGGGGGCGGCACAGGACCGGTCTACCCTGGTTTCCCCGGCCCCCGCGCCGGAGCCGCAGCGGACCTCCGCGGCCACCGCGGACTCAGCCGCAGCTTCGGTGATCGCAACAGCGGATGAAAGTGGCTTCGGTCTGCGCTCGAGCGACGGCGCCTTCGCGCTCCAGTTCCGCGGTGGGGCGCAGTACGACGGCCGCGTCTTCCCCGACGACCCGGAGGATGCCGCCATCGATGGTTTCGAGCTCCGCCGCCTGCGTGCCGACCTGCGCGGTACCGTCTACCACATCTACGACTTCCGCGTGAACCTGGACTACGCGGGAAATCGCGTGGAGGTGCTCGATGCCTACCTGGACGCCCGCTTCGCTCCTGCGCTCCAGATCCGGGCCGGCAAGTTCAAGGCTCCAGTGGGTCTCGAGCGACTGCAGAGCCTCTTCGCCCTGACCTTCGCTGAGCGGGGCTTTCCCACGGCGCTCGCCCCGAACCGAGATGTCGGCATTCAGCTCTCCGGGTCTCTGGGCGGATCAATGGCTAGCTACCAGGTCGGTGTCTTCAACGGCGTCGCTGATGGGGCTAGCGGCGACCAGGACCTCTCCGACAGCAAGGACCTCGCTGCTCGGATCTTCCTGCAGCCCTTCTCCAGGTCAGGAGTCGAGGCCCTGAGCGGCCTGGGAATTGGCATCGCGGGGACCGTTGGCGAGCAGGAGGGCACAGCCGACTCACCGGGACTCGCTGCCCCGCGCACACCGCTGGGACGCCTCACCTTCCACCGCTTCCTCGGCGATGGCACGCCCACGGGAACGGTGATCGCCGACGGCCGCCGCACGCGCCTCTCCCCGCAGGGCTACTGGTACTGGAGGAATCTCGGTGTGCTCGGGGAATACATCCGCTCCCAGACGGAGGTAAGCCTCGAGGCACAGCAGGCGGAGGTGAGCCAGAGCGCCTGGCAACTTGCCGCTTCCTGGGTCCTGACCGGTGAGGATGCCTCCTATCGCGGGGTGATTCCGTCCCGTCCGCTGGATTTCTCCCGTGGTGGGTGGGGTGCGTGGGAAGTCGCCGGCCGCTTCCAGGCTCTCGAGACCGATGACGACGCCTTCCCCGCCCTGGCCGATCCGCTTCGGGCCGCGCAGCGGGCGAAGAGCTTCACGCTCGGTTTCAACTGGTACCTCAACCGCAACGTCCGCTTCCTGACCAACTACGAGCGGACACGCTTCGACGCCGCCCCCGGCGGGACGCATCTGCCGACCGAGTCGGTCTTCGCGAGCCGCATCCAGGTGGCTTTCTGA
- a CDS encoding sulfate ABC transporter substrate-binding protein has product MTRKLHDLSSLLSLSLAAVLTGCASESQGAARDGAASVEILNVSYDPTREFYAEFNADFARVWKERTGQTVTVKQSHGGAGKQARAVIDGLEADVVTLALAYDIDAIGKQAGLLDPDWQSELPHGSAPYTSTIVFLVRKANPKQIRDWDDLIRPGIEVITPNPKTSGGARWNHLSAYAYALKKELGDLSLLNDPAHSQEVERAHHAAREFMAELYRHVPVLDTGARGATNTFVQRGIGDVLLAWENEAFLAVEELGPDKFDIVVPPMSILAQPPVAVVDRNVDAHGTREVATAYLEHLYSPAGQRLAAKHFYRPVLPEYVDPADLQRFPELELVTVDEVFGGWQKAQKEHFDDGGLFDRVYAPSTE; this is encoded by the coding sequence ATGACCAGAAAACTGCACGACCTCTCTTCGCTGCTCTCGTTATCGCTGGCAGCGGTGCTCACCGGCTGCGCCTCGGAGAGCCAGGGAGCCGCCCGCGATGGAGCCGCGTCGGTGGAGATCCTCAACGTCTCCTATGATCCGACGCGCGAATTCTACGCGGAGTTCAACGCCGACTTCGCTCGCGTGTGGAAGGAGCGGACCGGCCAGACGGTAACGGTGAAGCAGTCGCACGGCGGCGCCGGCAAACAAGCGCGCGCCGTCATCGACGGCCTCGAGGCGGACGTGGTCACGCTCGCACTGGCGTACGACATCGACGCGATCGGCAAACAGGCTGGCCTGCTGGACCCCGACTGGCAGAGCGAGCTCCCGCACGGCAGCGCGCCGTACACCTCCACCATCGTCTTCCTGGTCCGCAAGGCGAATCCCAAGCAGATCCGCGACTGGGACGACCTCATTCGCCCCGGCATCGAAGTCATCACTCCGAACCCGAAAACCTCGGGCGGCGCGCGTTGGAACCACCTGTCGGCCTACGCCTACGCGCTGAAGAAGGAGCTCGGGGACCTGAGCCTCCTCAACGATCCGGCGCACAGCCAGGAGGTGGAGCGGGCACACCACGCCGCGCGCGAATTCATGGCCGAGCTCTACCGGCACGTGCCGGTGCTGGACACGGGCGCCCGCGGTGCCACCAACACCTTCGTGCAGCGCGGTATCGGCGACGTCCTGCTGGCGTGGGAGAACGAGGCGTTCCTGGCGGTGGAGGAACTGGGGCCGGACAAGTTCGACATCGTCGTGCCGCCGATGAGCATCCTTGCTCAGCCGCCGGTCGCGGTGGTGGACAGAAACGTCGACGCTCACGGGACCCGCGAGGTCGCGACCGCCTACCTGGAACACCTCTACTCACCCGCCGGCCAGAGGCTCGCGGCGAAGCACTTCTACCGTCCGGTCCTGCCGGAGTACGTCGACCCCGCAGACCTGCAGCGCTTCCCCGAGCTGGAGCTGGTGACCGTCGACGAAGTTTTCGGGGGCTGGCAGAAGGCGCAAAAGGAGCACTTCGACGACGGTGGTCTGTTCGACCGGGTCTACGCACCGAGTACCGAGTGA
- the cysT gene encoding sulfate ABC transporter permease subunit CysT: MRHILRRESVLPGFGLTLGFTLLYLSLIVLIPLSALILKTATLDWDAFLRAVTEPRVMAAYRLSFGASLAGALLNLVFGSIVAWVLVRYSFPGRRVVDAMVDLPFALPTAVSGIALTSIFATNGWVGPWLEPLGVRVAFTRLGVVVALTLIGLPFVVRTLQPALEELEGELEEAAASLGANRWQTFRRVLLPAVLPALLTGFSMAFARALGEYGSVIFIAGNLPMKTEIVPLLIVTKLEQYDYAGATAIAVVMLLASFALLLVINGLQWLTLRHQIAGGG, from the coding sequence ATGAGACATATCCTGCGCAGAGAGTCGGTGTTGCCAGGCTTCGGCCTGACGCTCGGCTTCACCCTACTCTACCTGAGCCTGATCGTCCTGATCCCGCTATCCGCGCTGATCCTGAAAACGGCCACGCTGGATTGGGACGCCTTCCTGAGGGCCGTCACGGAGCCAAGGGTGATGGCCGCGTATCGCTTGAGCTTTGGAGCGTCCCTGGCGGGGGCGCTCCTGAACCTCGTTTTCGGGTCCATCGTTGCCTGGGTGCTGGTGCGCTACTCCTTCCCCGGACGACGGGTGGTGGATGCGATGGTCGACCTTCCCTTCGCGCTACCGACAGCGGTCTCCGGCATCGCACTGACCTCTATCTTCGCTACCAACGGATGGGTGGGGCCGTGGCTGGAGCCGCTCGGAGTCCGGGTTGCCTTCACCCGCCTGGGAGTGGTGGTGGCTCTGACCCTCATCGGCCTGCCCTTCGTGGTGCGCACCCTTCAGCCCGCGCTCGAGGAGCTGGAGGGAGAGCTGGAGGAGGCCGCGGCGAGTCTCGGCGCGAACCGCTGGCAAACGTTCCGGCGGGTGCTGCTCCCCGCCGTCCTACCGGCGCTGCTCACCGGGTTCTCGATGGCGTTCGCCAGGGCGCTCGGCGAGTACGGCTCAGTGATCTTCATCGCCGGCAACCTGCCGATGAAGACGGAGATCGTGCCGCTCCTCATCGTGACCAAGCTCGAGCAGTACGACTACGCGGGAGCCACGGCCATCGCCGTGGTGATGCTGCTCGCCTCCTTCGCCCTGCTGCTCGTGATCAACGGGCTGCAGTGGTTGACCCTACGCCACCAGATCGCGGGAGGGGGCTGA